Proteins encoded in a region of the Podospora pseudopauciseta strain CBS 411.78 chromosome 6, whole genome shotgun sequence genome:
- a CDS encoding hypothetical protein (CAZy:AA2; COG:Q; EggNog:ENOG503NY0U; antiSMASH:Cluster_1), translating into MGECPVNHTKSANVAGGGTRNIDWWPNQLRLNILRQHTAASDPFHKEFNYAAAFKSLDYDALKKDLTDLMTNSQDWWPADFGHYGGLFIRMAWHSAGTYRVFDGRGGGGQGQQRFAPLNSWPDNVSLDKARRLLWPIKQKYGNKISWADLMLLTGNVALESMGFKTFGFAGGRPDTWEADESAYWGGETTWLGNEARYAHGQEGIAGKGIVSGDESKKNHTDIHNRDLESPLAAAHMGLIYVNPEGPDGNPDPVAAARDIRVTFGRMAMDDEETVALIAGGHTFGKTHGAAPADNVGAEPEAASIEQQGFGWSNKYGSGKGPDTITSGLEVIWTKNPTKWTNQFFEYLFKYEWELTKSPAGANQWVAKNAEPFIPDAYDPNKKHLPRMLTTDLSLRFDPGFEKISRRFLEHPDQFADAFARAWFKLLHRDMGPRSRWLGPEIPSEVLLWEDPLPPLDHPVIDNNDIAAIKREILATGLAPQKLISTAWASASTFRGSDKRGGANGARIRLAPQKDWKVNNPAQLAEVLGALEDVQKRFNEQATGGKKVSLADVIVLGGVAALEQAAGVSVPFTPGRTDASQEQTDVHSFEHLEPYADGFRNYGHGNDRVKTEQYLVDRAHLLTLTAPELAVLVGGLRVLGANYDGSDHGVFTAQPGKLTNDFFVNLLDPNTEWTNVDGKDEVFEGKDRVTGQKKWTGTRADLIFGSHSELRAIAEVYGSADGQEKFVKDFVAAWDKVMNLDRFDLEQGAGSSPKL; encoded by the coding sequence ATGGGAGAGTGCCCGGTCAATCACACCAAGTCCGCCAACGTCGCCGGCGGCGGGACACGCAACATTGATTGGTGGCCCAACCAGCTGCGTCTCAACATCCTCCGCCAGCACACGGCCGCCTCCGATCCTTTCCACAAGGAGTTCAACTACGCTGCCGCCTTCAAGTCTCTTGACTACGATGCCCTCAAGAAAGACCTTACCGACCTCATGACAAACTCGCAGGACTGGTGGCCTGCCGACTTTGGACACTATGGTGGTCTCTTCATCAGAATGGCCTGGCACAGCGCCGGCACCTACCGGGTCTTTGACGGtcgtggaggtggtggtcaggGCCAGCAACGCTTCGCTCCTCTCAACAGCTGGCCCGACAATGTCAGTCTCGACAAGGCCCGTCGCCTGCTGTGGCCCATCAAGCAAAAGTACGGCAACAAGATTTCTTGGGCCGATCTCATGCTCCTGACGGGCAATGTCGCCCTCGAGTCCATGGGCTTCAAGACCTTTGGCTTTGCCGGTGGTCGCCCCGACACGTGGGAGGCCGACGAGTCTGCCTATTGGGGTGGCGAAACAACATGGCTGGGTAACGAAGCTCGCTACGCCCACGGCCAGGAGGGCATTGCCGGCAAGGGAATCGTCTCGGGCGACGAATCCAAAAAGAACCACACCGACATCCACAACCGCGACCTCGAGTCccctcttgctgctgcccacATGGGTTTGATCTATGTCAACCCCGAAGGCCCCGATGGCAACCCCGATCCTGTCGCTGCCGCTCGTGACATTCGCGTCACCTTTGGCCGTATGGCtatggatgatgaggagacgGTGGCCCTGATTGCCGGCGGTCACACTTTTGGCAAGACACACGGCGCTGCCCCGGCCGATAATGTTGGCGCCGAACCTGAGGCAGCCTCTATCGAACAGCAAGGCTTTGGCTGGAGCAACAAGTATGGGTCGGGCAAGGGCCCAGACACTATCACCTCTGGCCTCGAAGTTATCTGGACTAAGAACCCTACCAAGTGGACCAACCAGTTCTTTGAGTACCTCTTTAAGTACGAGTGGGAGCTCACTAAGTCTCCAGCTGGTGCCAACCAGTGGGTGGCCAAGAATGCGGAACCCTTTATCCCCGATGCCTATGACCCTAACAAGAAGCACCTCCCGCGTATGTTGACCACCGATCTATCTCTCCGCTTCGACCCCGGCTTCGAGAAGATCTCTCGTCGCTTTTTGGAGCACCCTGACCAGTTCGCCGACGCCTTTGCCCGCGCCTGGTTCAAACTGCTCCACCGTGACATGGGCCCTCGGTCGCGCTGGCTCGGCCCCGAGATCCCATCCGAGGTTCTTTTGTGGGAGGATCCTCTACCCCCTCTTGACCACCCCGTAATCGATAATAACGATATTGCTGCCATCAAGCGCGAGATTCTTGCCACTGGTCTTGCGCCGCAGAAGCTCATCTCAACCGCTTGGGCGTCCGCCTCTACCTTCCGTGGCAGTGATAAGCGCGGTGGTGCTAATGGCGCACGTATCCGCCTGGCTCCTCAGAAGGACTGGAAGGTCAATAACCCTGCCCAATTGGCCGAGGTCCTTGGAGCCTTGGAGGACGTGCAGAAGAGATTCAACGAGCAGGCTACGGGTGGCAAGAAAGTGTCGCTCGCCGATGTCATTGTcctgggtggtgttgctgcccTGGAGCAAGCTGCCGGTGTGTCGGTGCCCTTCACCCCCGGCCGCACCGACGCTTCTCAGGAGCAGACTGATGTCCATTCGTTTGAGCATCTCGAGCCATATGCCGACGGCTTCCGCAACTATGGTCATGGCAATGACCGCGTCAAGACTGAACAGTACCTCGTTGACCGGGCTCACCTCTTGACTCTGACGGCACCCGAACTCGCCGTGCTTGTTGGCGGTCTTAGAGTCCTCGGTGCCAACTATGATGGCTCCGACCATGGTGTCTTCACTGCCCAACCGGGCAAGCTCACCAATGATTTCTTTGTTAACCTTTTGGATCCCAACACCGAGTGGACCAACGTTGATGGCAAGGATGAGGTCTTTGAGGGCAAGGACCGTGTGACTGGCCAAAAGAAGTGGACCGGAACTCGTGCCGATCTCATCTTTGGTTCCCACTCTGAGCTCCGCGCCATCGCTGAGGTGTATGGCAGTGCTGACGGTCAGGAGAAGTTTGTCAAGGACTTTGTGGCGGCGTGGGATAAGGTCATGAACCTTGATCGGTTTGACCTCGAGCAGGGTGCTGGATCGAGCCCTAAGCTCTAA
- a CDS encoding hypothetical protein (SMCOG1283:2`; SMCOG1283:3`-cyclic-nucleotide 2`-phosphodiesterase; COG:F; EggNog:ENOG503NVC6; antiSMASH:Cluster_1): MNSLKGLLLWAAVATAGTIALEEVGSPEHLVSRRKFSKRFIDDNGNYNISFYHLNDVHAHLDEFSSSGTDCTRPERGCYGGYARIKHVLGESRPSHPDSLLLNAGDEFQGTMFFSYYGGSKIAETLNQIGFDAMTLGNHEFDRGDDHLGEFLDNLTFPIVSANIKSDHAVLNKTIKPFHYFEQYELAVIGVTTETTPGIANPGPGTTFEDPVKSVQETIDYLRGELGVKRIAALTHIGYEEDQRLARETKGLYLIMGGHSHTPLGDFAGAVGKYPTIVENSEGEEVFIVQAYRWGEYLGYIDVTYDTDGRVMDYHGAPVHLTNTTAQDEDLQSQIDQWRKPFEEFAAQVVGESLVVLDQSRCLLEECLLGNFMADAMLQYRVNNTTPETAPAFALINAGGVRSTIDEGPITRGEVLTSFPFGNAIVEISMSGERLWSTLEGIMSKVNQVNGRPVTSLLQVSRGIVIEYNPDATATTKLVAVTIGGKPLDKTAEYRIVTLDFLAGGGDNFFDPPFTNPIVLDTQDQVLVDYIGYKTPVDIKLEGRIKPISRCRQKFLARNAKRMLDPTRGL, translated from the exons ATGAATTCCCTCAAGGGCCTGCTCTTGTGGGCAGCAGTTGCCACGGCTGGCACTATCGCTCTCGAGGAAGTGGGGTCTCCGGAGCACCTCGTGAGCCGCCGCAAGTTCTCCAAGCGCTTCATCGACGACAATGGCAACTACAACATTTCATTCTACCATCTCAATGACGTCCACGCCCATCTCGACGAGTTTTCCTCCTCAGGCACCGACTGCACTCGTCCAGAGAGAGGCTGCTACGGTGGTTACGCCCGCATCAAGCATGTCCTCGGCGAATCCCGCCCTTCGCACCCGGACTCGTTGCTCCTGAACGCCGGTGATGAGTTTCAAG GTACCATGTTCTTCTCATACTATGGCGGTTCGAAAATCGCCGAGACGCTCAACCAGATCGGCTTTGATGCCATGACGTTGGGGAACCACGAGTTTGACCGCGGCGATGATCACCTGGGCGAGTTCCTTGACAACCTGACCTTTCCTATTGTCAGCGCCAATATAAAGTCCGACCATGCGGTTCTGAACAAGACAATCAAGCCTTTTCACTATTTTGAACAGTACGAGCTGGCCGTCATCGGTGTCACGACCGAGACTACGCCAGGAATCGCCAATCCCGGCCCGGGAACGACGTTTGAAGATCCTGTGAAAAGCGTACAGGAGACTATTGACTACTTGAGAGGCGAACTGGGAGTGAAGAGGATCGCGGCGTTGACTCACATTGGATATGAGGAGGACCAGAGGCTCGCGCGAGAGACTAAGGGTCTGTACTTGATCATGGGCGGCCACAGCCATACCCCACTGGGAGACTTTGCCGGTGCCGTGGGCAAGTACCCAACCATTGTTGAGAATTCTGAGGGCGAAGAAGTCTTCATCGTGCAGGCTTACCGCTGGGGAGAATATCTCGGCTACATCGATGTTACCTACGACACGGATGGAAGAGTCATGGATTACCATGGTGCGCCGGTTCACCTGACCAACACAACAGCCCAAGATGAGGATCTTCAGAGCCAGATTGACCAGTGGAGGAAGCCGTTCGAAGAGTTTGCTGCCCAAGTCGTAGGAGAAAGCTTGGTGGTGCTAGATCAGTCTCGTTGCCTGTTGGAGGAATGTTTGTTGGGAAATTTCATGGCCGA CGCCATGCTCCAATACCgagtcaacaacaccacccccgagaCTGCCCCGGCCTTTGCGCTCATCAATGCCGGCGGTGTTCGTTCCACTATCGATGAAGGCCCCATCACCAGAGGGGAGGTCCTCACGTCCTTCCCCTTTGGAAATGCCATCGTCGAGATCTCCATGTCCGGTGAACGCCTGTGGTCGACTCTCGAGGGCATCATGTCCAAAGTCAACCAGGTCAATGGCCGTCCCGTGACCTCTCTGTTACAAGTCAGCCGCGGAATTGTCATCGAGTACAACCCTGATGCAACTGCAACAACGAAGCTGGTTGCTGTCACGATTGGCGGCAAGCCCTTGGACAAGACTGCCGAGTATCGGATCGTGACACTTGATTTCCTCGCAGGTGGGGGCGATAATTTCTTTGACCCCCCTTTTACCAACCCCATCGTTCTCGACACACAAGACCAGGTTTTGGTGGACTACATCGGGTACAAGACCCCTGTTGATATCAAGTTGGAGGGCAGAATCAAGCCGATCAGCCGATGCAGACAAAAGTTTCTAGCCCGGAACGCGAAGCGGATGCTGGACCCGACCCGGGGACTCTAA